From the Priestia koreensis genome, one window contains:
- a CDS encoding flagellar hook-basal body protein has product MFKGFYAASSAMIAQQRRTDLLTNNLANANTPGFKADQASLRAFPDMLLQRMNNRSFSKENGDSATPKETLGSINTGVYMQENMPNFLQGDLRETKQPTDFAILDGNLPADEKTGRKGTLFFTVQGEDGKPRYTRDGKFTLDGQGFLTTNQGNYVLDEKGAKIQLQSANFQVGNDGTIMENNQQVARVGLAYAQDPMALEKEGNGYYHMTNNQALPSALTANGVSFQVHQGFIEGSNVDMSQTMTELLTTYRSFEANQKILQAYDRSMDRAVNEVGRLR; this is encoded by the coding sequence ATGTTCAAAGGTTTTTATGCAGCTTCATCCGCTATGATTGCTCAGCAACGCCGTACAGACCTATTAACGAATAATTTGGCAAATGCTAACACGCCTGGTTTCAAAGCTGATCAAGCATCACTGCGAGCTTTCCCTGATATGCTTTTACAGCGTATGAATAACCGTAGCTTTTCAAAAGAGAACGGTGATTCAGCTACTCCGAAGGAGACTCTTGGATCGATTAATACAGGAGTCTATATGCAGGAGAACATGCCAAATTTTCTTCAAGGAGATCTTCGTGAAACAAAGCAGCCGACAGACTTTGCTATTCTAGACGGAAATCTTCCTGCAGATGAAAAAACAGGACGTAAAGGTACACTCTTTTTCACTGTTCAAGGAGAAGATGGAAAGCCTCGCTATACACGTGATGGGAAGTTTACATTGGACGGACAGGGCTTCTTAACAACAAATCAAGGCAACTACGTATTAGATGAAAAAGGGGCTAAAATTCAGCTTCAAAGCGCGAATTTTCAAGTCGGGAACGACGGAACGATTATGGAAAATAATCAGCAGGTTGCACGTGTTGGCCTTGCCTATGCACAGGATCCGATGGCGCTTGAGAAAGAGGGAAATGGTTATTATCATATGACAAATAATCAAGCTCTTCCGTCTGCTTTAACAGCAAATGGTGTTTCCTTTCAAGTACATCAAGGCTTTATTGAAGGTTCAAACGTAGACATGTCTCAAACGATGACAGAGCTTTTGACTACCTACCGTTCATTTGAAGCCAACCAAAAGATTTTACAAGCATACGATCGCAGTATGGATCGAGCTGTAAATGAAGTAGGGCGATTGCGTTAA
- the spoIID gene encoding stage II sporulation protein D produces MKRLKPVVVIIAILSFVILCIPTVLVIPFTDQTGGKLGEDSQQHTQRTLQALAAEPAVEVAVYRAKKQEVEEVPLEDYVVGVVASEMKADFEMEALKAQSLAARTYIVRKLVNGSELKMKKGSQEFDARDTTADQVYASPEELKIRWGSDYDQNMKKITEAVEATRGKVIVYNNAPIDAVFYSTSNGRTEDAKVVWGSSLPYLQSIDNPWDKDSPKFTAQTSMTVSDFEQKIYAATNKKVSINDDLGKVLSRTPGGRVNELKIDGKTFKGTDIRSALGLKSTDFTWVRKGNELLITTKGNGHGIGMSQYGADGMAKAGKSYTDIIHFYYKNVQIAEASKYLSTLTAKK; encoded by the coding sequence ATGAAACGTTTAAAGCCTGTCGTCGTAATTATCGCCATACTATCCTTCGTTATTTTATGTATTCCGACAGTATTAGTCATTCCATTTACGGATCAAACCGGAGGGAAACTAGGAGAGGATTCTCAACAACATACACAAAGGACGCTGCAAGCACTCGCCGCAGAGCCAGCGGTAGAAGTGGCGGTGTACCGAGCAAAAAAGCAGGAGGTTGAAGAGGTTCCTCTCGAAGATTATGTAGTCGGAGTGGTAGCATCAGAAATGAAAGCGGATTTTGAGATGGAGGCTTTAAAAGCACAAAGCCTCGCTGCTCGTACGTATATTGTTAGAAAGCTTGTAAATGGGTCAGAGCTTAAAATGAAAAAAGGTTCCCAAGAGTTTGATGCACGTGATACAACGGCTGATCAAGTGTATGCTAGTCCAGAAGAGCTAAAGATACGTTGGGGTTCGGATTACGATCAAAACATGAAGAAAATCACGGAAGCGGTAGAGGCTACAAGAGGGAAAGTAATCGTCTATAATAACGCTCCTATTGACGCTGTGTTCTATTCAACGAGCAATGGACGTACGGAAGATGCAAAAGTCGTCTGGGGATCTTCTCTGCCATATCTACAAAGCATTGATAATCCATGGGATAAAGACTCGCCAAAATTCACGGCGCAAACTTCAATGACGGTGTCAGACTTTGAGCAAAAGATCTATGCCGCTACGAATAAGAAAGTGTCGATTAATGATGATCTTGGAAAGGTGTTATCACGCACTCCTGGTGGACGTGTGAATGAGCTCAAGATAGACGGCAAGACGTTTAAAGGGACGGATATTCGTAGCGCTCTTGGCTTAAAATCAACAGACTTTACGTGGGTACGAAAAGGCAATGAACTTTTAATTACAACAAAAGGGAACGGTCACGGGATTGGTATGAGTCAGTACGGTGCAGACGGAATGGCGAAAGCCGGAAAATCGTATACGGACATTATTCATTTTTATTACAAAAATGTGCAGATTGCGGAGGCTTCAAAATATCTATCTACTCTAACCGCAAAAAAATAA
- the spoIIID gene encoding sporulation transcriptional regulator SpoIIID, with translation MHDYIKERTIKIGKYIVETRKTVRVIAKEFGVSKSTVHKDLTERLPEINPELANEVKEILDYHKSIRHLRGGEATKLKYKKEELQEEPAK, from the coding sequence GTGCATGATTACATCAAAGAGAGAACTATCAAGATTGGAAAGTATATTGTAGAAACTCGAAAAACTGTACGCGTTATTGCGAAGGAGTTTGGTGTTTCGAAGAGTACTGTCCATAAAGACTTAACGGAAAGACTACCAGAAATTAATCCTGAATTAGCAAACGAAGTGAAAGAGATTCTTGATTATCATAAATCAATCAGACATTTGCGTGGCGGTGAAGCCACAAAGTTAAAGTACAAAAAAGAAGAGTTACAAGAGGAACCAGCCAAGTGA
- the murA gene encoding UDP-N-acetylglucosamine 1-carboxyvinyltransferase, which yields MEKIIVRGGKRLNGTVKVEGAKNAVLPIIAATLLASDGKTILNDVPALSDVFTISEVLRHLNAEVDFEGNRVIVDASRELETDAPFEYVRKMRASVLVMGSLLARTGKARVALPGGCAIGSRPIDQHLKGFEAMGVKVKVGNGFIDAEVEGKLQGAKIYLDFPSVGATENIMMAATLAEGTTILENCAKEPEIVDLANLLNAMGAKVRGAGTGTIRIEGVSKLYGATHAIIPDRIEAGTFMVAAAITGGNVLVRGALMEHLSSLVAKMEEMGVQITEEGDGLRVIGPDKLKPIDIKTMPHPGFPTDMQSQMMSLLLAAEGTSMITETVFENRFMHVEEFRRMNADIKIEGRSVIINGPSKLQGAEVSATDLRAAAALVLAGLIADGFTRVTELKHLDRGYVDFHGKLLGLGADIERVNDQATQEPAQQSVSDMNV from the coding sequence TTGGAAAAAATCATCGTCCGCGGCGGAAAAAGGCTGAACGGCACTGTTAAGGTAGAAGGAGCAAAAAATGCCGTATTACCTATTATCGCTGCAACATTATTAGCTAGTGATGGAAAAACAATTCTAAATGATGTACCTGCACTCTCCGATGTATTTACGATCAGTGAGGTATTACGTCACCTTAATGCAGAGGTAGATTTCGAAGGAAATCGCGTAATTGTAGATGCATCTAGAGAACTTGAAACGGATGCACCGTTTGAATATGTACGAAAAATGCGCGCATCTGTACTTGTAATGGGTTCTTTATTGGCTCGTACTGGAAAAGCTCGTGTTGCATTGCCAGGAGGATGTGCGATTGGTTCTCGACCAATTGATCAGCATTTAAAAGGCTTTGAAGCAATGGGCGTAAAAGTAAAAGTAGGAAATGGATTTATTGATGCAGAAGTAGAAGGAAAGTTACAAGGTGCGAAAATCTACCTGGACTTCCCAAGTGTAGGTGCTACTGAAAACATCATGATGGCAGCAACATTAGCAGAAGGAACAACAATCCTTGAGAACTGTGCAAAAGAACCAGAAATCGTAGACTTAGCTAACTTGTTAAATGCAATGGGAGCAAAAGTACGTGGTGCTGGAACTGGTACGATTCGTATCGAGGGAGTTTCTAAATTATATGGTGCTACACATGCAATTATTCCAGACCGTATCGAAGCTGGAACATTTATGGTTGCCGCTGCAATTACAGGCGGAAACGTATTAGTAAGAGGAGCTCTTATGGAGCACCTAAGTTCACTTGTTGCGAAAATGGAAGAAATGGGCGTGCAAATCACCGAAGAGGGAGACGGCCTACGTGTTATTGGTCCAGATAAGTTAAAGCCAATTGACATTAAAACAATGCCACATCCGGGCTTCCCGACAGATATGCAGTCACAAATGATGTCTCTTTTACTAGCAGCTGAAGGAACAAGCATGATCACAGAAACAGTATTCGAAAACCGTTTCATGCATGTGGAAGAATTCAGACGCATGAATGCAGATATTAAAATTGAAGGGCGTTCAGTAATCATTAACGGACCTTCTAAGCTTCAAGGTGCAGAAGTATCTGCTACAGACCTTCGTGCAGCAGCAGCGCTAGTTTTAGCTGGTCTGATTGCAGATGGTTTCACTCGTGTAACAGAACTTAAGCACTTAGATCGTGGCTATGTTGATTTCCACGGCAAGTTATTAGGATTAGGTGCAGACATTGAACGTGTAAACGATCAAGCAACACAAGAACCTGCCCAACAATCTGTTTCAGATATGAACGTATAA
- a CDS encoding flagellar hook-basal body protein, with protein sequence MNRSMINASNTMGQLQYQIDVIGDNLANVNTNGFKSRDVSFSDLLYQQFDNQPDQQKEQGRLTPYGIRQGSGAKLSQTYLQMNQGSFIQTNRALDAALQQEDQFFQVRVNQDGQQVTQYTRDGAFYISPNGTQSMLVDRDGNSVLDAAGNPIMFPQDATDVQITSSGALEVTTPAGKQSIDLGIVQVSKPQLLEAKGNNHFQLPNLGAMNVTMADVLTPLAPGANRNGIVQTKALEQSNVDVSQQMTNLTMAQKAYQFNARAISMSDQMMGLVNTIRS encoded by the coding sequence GTGAATCGTTCAATGATTAATGCGTCTAATACGATGGGGCAGCTTCAGTATCAGATTGATGTTATCGGTGATAATTTGGCGAACGTCAATACAAACGGTTTTAAAAGCAGGGACGTTAGCTTTAGTGACCTTCTTTATCAGCAGTTTGACAATCAGCCTGATCAGCAGAAGGAGCAGGGACGCCTAACGCCTTATGGAATTCGTCAAGGTTCCGGTGCGAAACTTTCGCAAACCTATCTGCAAATGAATCAGGGCTCCTTCATTCAAACAAACCGTGCTTTAGATGCAGCTCTTCAGCAAGAGGATCAATTCTTTCAAGTACGTGTGAATCAAGACGGTCAACAGGTAACGCAGTATACGAGAGACGGTGCGTTTTACATTTCACCGAATGGCACACAGTCTATGCTGGTTGATCGAGACGGGAATTCAGTGCTAGATGCAGCAGGAAATCCGATTATGTTTCCACAAGACGCAACAGACGTTCAAATTACATCATCAGGCGCCTTAGAGGTTACAACACCGGCAGGGAAGCAGTCTATTGATTTGGGAATCGTTCAAGTGAGCAAACCACAGCTCTTAGAAGCAAAGGGAAACAATCATTTTCAGCTTCCTAACCTAGGAGCAATGAATGTCACAATGGCTGATGTACTCACTCCTCTAGCACCAGGAGCGAATCGTAATGGTATTGTTCAAACGAAGGCGCTAGAACAGTCGAACGTAGACGTGAGTCAGCAAATGACAAACTTAACGATGGCACAAAAAGCGTACCAATTCAATGCACGAGCGATCTCCATGTCTGATCAAATGATGGGACTTGTGAATACAATACGATCATAA
- a CDS encoding YwmB family TATA-box binding protein yields MNKKISVFLAIFFLGFFIYYGSYVSQAKGNNDVPVMQIAQTLLDKDVAVTSWSLYTKEEVPSVTSKETFVKKSDELKFSLKGFKWELKRERDVWKAVGLHYNKDSEMMEEVQLVSTLKNKTSDSYILYHVAGKAWDKHQWNLGYDQFQKNYHKIFTFNPKIFSCVKGQFNDNMKSVLSLGKDELLEAFKAKTVESLVEETFVSVSAYTGMWKEVLPTKNNKMNLQIALRKTGLGGQTTVVVGTPIITSEY; encoded by the coding sequence ATGAATAAAAAAATTAGTGTCTTTTTGGCTATTTTCTTTCTTGGATTCTTCATTTATTATGGGAGTTATGTGAGTCAAGCTAAAGGTAATAACGATGTACCTGTTATGCAAATCGCACAGACTTTACTGGACAAAGATGTTGCTGTTACATCATGGTCCTTATATACGAAAGAAGAGGTTCCATCGGTTACTTCTAAAGAAACGTTCGTCAAAAAAAGTGATGAATTAAAATTTTCATTAAAAGGTTTCAAATGGGAATTAAAAAGGGAAAGAGATGTGTGGAAAGCAGTTGGATTGCATTACAACAAAGATTCTGAAATGATGGAAGAAGTTCAATTGGTTTCGACCCTTAAAAACAAAACATCGGATTCGTATATATTATATCATGTGGCAGGAAAAGCTTGGGATAAGCACCAGTGGAATTTAGGCTATGATCAGTTTCAAAAAAACTATCATAAAATTTTCACATTTAATCCCAAAATTTTCTCTTGTGTAAAAGGGCAATTCAATGATAATATGAAAAGTGTTTTGTCTTTAGGTAAGGATGAGCTGTTGGAAGCTTTTAAGGCCAAAACAGTGGAATCGTTGGTTGAGGAGACATTTGTCTCGGTGTCCGCATATACTGGAATGTGGAAAGAAGTATTGCCAACCAAAAACAACAAGATGAATTTACAAATAGCATTGCGAAAGACTGGATTGGGCGGTCAGACAACCGTAGTTGTTGGCACACCCATTATTACGTCTGAATATTAA
- a CDS encoding helix-turn-helix domain-containing protein: MNVIAKNVRRGRKRRGLSQDELALKLNTSRSKITKWETDKQLPSIEDIMMICDLFDSSIDSFVGYKGCKSSRKSILKDANHFYGATPFFENEVKELRELMEQYPSFHQLIQLLISLPSTQQETFIPSLCEFIKHTASLKNN; the protein is encoded by the coding sequence ATGAATGTAATTGCCAAAAATGTCAGACGAGGACGTAAAAGACGGGGATTATCACAAGATGAGCTAGCGTTAAAATTGAACACCTCTCGCTCTAAAATTACCAAATGGGAAACAGACAAACAACTTCCTTCTATCGAGGATATTATGATGATTTGTGATTTATTTGATAGTAGCATCGATAGCTTCGTTGGTTACAAGGGCTGCAAAAGCTCCAGGAAAAGTATCTTAAAGGATGCGAATCACTTCTATGGTGCCACACCGTTTTTCGAAAATGAAGTAAAAGAGTTGCGAGAGCTAATGGAACAGTATCCTTCTTTTCATCAGCTGATCCAGTTGCTTATTTCTCTTCCCTCTACACAACAAGAAACCTTCATTCCATCTTTGTGCGAGTTTATTAAACATACAGCCTCTCTAAAAAACAACTAA
- a CDS encoding DUF1146 family protein: MFAGSGPQALITLISHLFFIALTWYALQGFHIERAMKPNRVAQARLLMILLTIAIGSSVSNFFLDYLFWSQQLPNMLSS, translated from the coding sequence TTGTTTGCAGGATCTGGACCGCAAGCACTCATTACCCTTATTTCGCATTTGTTTTTTATCGCTCTCACATGGTACGCATTGCAAGGTTTTCACATTGAGCGTGCAATGAAACCAAATCGAGTAGCGCAAGCGCGATTATTGATGATTTTGCTCACGATCGCGATTGGATCAAGCGTAAGTAATTTTTTTTTGGATTATTTATTTTGGTCGCAGCAACTTCCGAACATGCTTTCATCTTAA
- a CDS encoding YwpF-like family protein gives MKTFKLVALTVVVGEENENRHPIELLDGLIINQEDGENHWTIEALVESKYVELFQELDDEKKPFTIQATITKPSNDPATFKVSVAKITVFEHTVSILLDGILLARKLSIAETILEDLISRGLEGEQLLEHFKERIHYKTIPHSK, from the coding sequence ATGAAGACATTTAAATTAGTAGCGCTAACTGTCGTAGTAGGAGAAGAGAACGAAAACCGCCATCCCATCGAGCTTCTAGATGGATTAATTATTAATCAGGAAGATGGAGAAAACCATTGGACGATTGAGGCGTTAGTTGAGAGTAAATACGTGGAGCTTTTCCAGGAACTAGATGATGAAAAGAAACCGTTTACCATTCAAGCTACGATTACAAAGCCTAGTAATGATCCTGCTACATTTAAAGTGAGCGTTGCTAAAATCACTGTATTTGAACACACGGTGAGCATTCTGTTAGATGGCATCTTGCTTGCGCGCAAGCTAAGCATTGCCGAAACGATTCTAGAAGACCTAATTAGTCGAGGGTTAGAAGGAGAGCAACTGCTTGAGCATTTTAAAGAGAGAATTCATTACAAAACCATTCCACATTCAAAATAG
- a CDS encoding single-stranded DNA-binding protein, translated as MINQTTLVGRLTKDPQLKNTSDGTAYSQITLAVNRNFRNQAGDFHTDFVTLTLWRKNAENTVIYCRKGSVIGVVGRVQTRSYDNHQQQRVYTTEIIAESVKFLSGKAQETSSSQEQAFL; from the coding sequence ATGATTAATCAAACGACCCTCGTTGGAAGACTTACAAAAGATCCTCAGCTAAAAAACACATCAGATGGTACAGCATATTCCCAAATCACCTTGGCAGTCAATCGTAATTTTCGCAATCAAGCAGGAGATTTTCATACAGATTTTGTCACTCTTACCTTATGGAGAAAAAATGCAGAAAACACGGTGATTTATTGCCGAAAGGGCTCTGTAATCGGAGTAGTAGGGCGAGTACAAACAAGAAGCTATGATAATCACCAGCAGCAGCGTGTATACACAACGGAAATTATTGCTGAGAGCGTCAAATTTCTGAGTGGGAAAGCCCAGGAAACGTCGTCATCTCAGGAACAGGCTTTCTTATAA
- a CDS encoding M23 family metallopeptidase, whose amino-acid sequence MREEENKRMTKPSKVQKLFRKRWVFPAVYLFSAAIIITAVLWFQGNAADQDKQKAGNAPQHGQHDSVEVSNAVEKLVMPVVKENSVEVKTPFYSSTASEKEQQAALVFYNNTYHQNTGIDVVAKDGKTFDVTAAASGTVTKAVKDPILGYTVEIDHQNGLVTFYQSLSDVKVQAGDTVKQGQVIAKAGESTYNAEAKTHLHFEVRKDGVAVNPTDSFSKQLATIKAEVVSETTPEGGNSNTTEQGTGEGTKSTDEQSKKQPSTGTESKDQTNTTDDGSSSDEDQSTGQ is encoded by the coding sequence ATGAGAGAGGAAGAAAATAAACGTATGACAAAACCTTCCAAAGTTCAAAAATTATTTAGAAAACGTTGGGTATTTCCAGCTGTATACTTATTCAGTGCAGCAATCATCATCACAGCTGTATTATGGTTCCAAGGAAATGCAGCCGATCAAGATAAGCAAAAAGCAGGGAATGCTCCACAGCATGGACAACATGATTCAGTTGAAGTAAGCAATGCAGTTGAAAAGCTAGTTATGCCTGTTGTAAAAGAAAATAGCGTAGAAGTGAAAACACCATTCTATAGCAGCACAGCATCTGAGAAAGAACAGCAAGCAGCTCTTGTCTTTTATAATAATACGTACCATCAAAATACAGGAATTGATGTTGTTGCGAAAGATGGTAAAACATTTGATGTAACAGCAGCAGCTAGTGGGACGGTTACGAAGGCAGTGAAAGATCCAATCTTAGGTTATACGGTAGAAATCGATCACCAAAATGGTTTAGTGACTTTCTATCAATCGTTATCTGATGTAAAAGTTCAAGCTGGCGATACAGTGAAGCAAGGTCAAGTCATCGCAAAAGCTGGTGAGAGTACTTACAATGCAGAAGCAAAAACGCATCTTCATTTTGAAGTACGCAAAGATGGCGTAGCGGTTAACCCAACTGATTCATTCAGCAAGCAATTGGCTACGATTAAAGCGGAGGTAGTATCTGAAACAACGCCTGAGGGTGGAAATTCAAATACAACTGAGCAAGGTACAGGTGAAGGGACAAAGTCTACGGACGAGCAGTCTAAAAAGCAGCCTTCAACTGGCACTGAGTCAAAGGATCAAACAAACACAACAGATGATGGATCATCGTCTGATGAAGATCAATCAACTGGTCAATAA
- the nuoN gene encoding NADH-quinone oxidoreductase subunit NuoN, which yields MDMDTLLSYQWSAMMPEFIILGVATLLSLLDLFVGKKMKHSWLGYLAAAGVIGSFVSLCLLRKGLPVTILHDTFRLDSFAVTFKFLLLIGAFFTLLIAVHERSEEIKHRGEFYYLFLTALLGAMMMASSGDLITLFVGLELLSISSYILAGIKKSSLRSNEAALKYVITGGIASAIALFGLSYIYGITGSTNLLTISEVLVENQSYEFIAVLAFLLVLVGLTFKIAAAPFHMWAPDVYEGSPTSVTAFLSVVSKTAGFVLILRVFLSVFANVPMLQKSVTFLYGMQDYLFIIAGVTIVIGNVVALKQKNMKRLFAYSSIAHAGYVLVAFAVLSPFMMDAIWFYLLAYLFMTIGAFTVIHIIQQQHGDDAITSFAGLYKTSPYLAIVMSGFLLSLAGIPGTAGFIGKFNIFLGALATSPTHYIIVSLMILATVISYYYYFGIFTQMFFRSAERERTYRVPRVLLFSTVLCLGATIVLGIFPNVAYQFFFNEVHQFKDFFN from the coding sequence GTGGATATGGATACGTTACTGAGTTATCAGTGGTCAGCGATGATGCCGGAGTTTATTATTTTAGGTGTCGCAACTTTGTTATCGTTGCTTGATTTATTTGTCGGAAAAAAGATGAAGCACAGCTGGCTTGGTTATTTGGCTGCTGCTGGCGTAATCGGATCATTTGTGTCACTGTGCTTGTTGCGAAAGGGACTACCCGTTACAATTCTACACGATACCTTTCGCTTAGATAGCTTTGCGGTTACCTTTAAATTTCTATTACTCATTGGTGCGTTCTTTACGCTGTTGATTGCAGTTCATGAACGTTCTGAGGAGATTAAACATCGAGGAGAGTTCTATTATCTCTTTTTAACGGCTCTATTAGGAGCAATGATGATGGCATCTAGCGGGGATTTAATCACGCTGTTCGTTGGACTTGAGCTTCTCTCTATCTCCTCCTATATATTAGCAGGCATAAAAAAGAGTTCACTCCGTTCAAACGAAGCGGCCTTAAAATACGTCATCACCGGCGGCATTGCATCGGCTATTGCGCTATTTGGACTAAGTTATATATACGGAATAACCGGTTCAACAAATTTACTTACCATCTCAGAAGTGCTAGTCGAAAATCAAAGCTATGAGTTTATTGCGGTGTTAGCTTTCTTGCTTGTACTGGTAGGATTGACGTTCAAAATTGCTGCCGCTCCTTTTCACATGTGGGCTCCTGATGTTTACGAAGGATCACCGACTTCTGTAACGGCCTTTCTTAGTGTTGTATCCAAAACAGCAGGTTTCGTTCTAATTTTACGTGTATTTCTCAGCGTGTTTGCGAACGTACCAATGCTACAAAAAAGCGTCACCTTTTTGTACGGTATGCAAGATTATCTTTTCATCATAGCTGGTGTCACGATCGTGATTGGGAACGTAGTGGCACTGAAACAAAAGAATATGAAGCGTTTATTTGCTTACTCTAGTATTGCACATGCGGGATATGTATTAGTAGCTTTTGCTGTTTTATCACCATTTATGATGGATGCCATCTGGTTTTATCTGCTTGCCTATCTTTTCATGACGATCGGGGCTTTTACGGTGATCCATATTATTCAACAGCAGCATGGGGATGATGCGATTACGTCCTTCGCTGGCTTATATAAAACCTCACCTTACTTAGCAATCGTCATGAGTGGTTTTCTGCTCTCACTAGCAGGTATTCCGGGAACAGCTGGTTTTATCGGTAAGTTTAATATCTTTCTCGGCGCACTTGCTACGTCGCCTACACATTACATCATCGTATCACTCATGATTTTAGCCACCGTTATTTCCTATTACTACTACTTTGGCATCTTTACACAAATGTTTTTTCGCTCCGCTGAACGTGAGCGAACCTATAGGGTTCCAAGGGTACTTCTATTTTCAACCGTCCTTTGCCTCGGCGCTACGATCGTACTTGGAATTTTCCCAAATGTGGCGTATCAGTTTTTCTTTAACGAAGTGCATCAATTCAAAGATTTTTTTAATTAA
- a CDS encoding rod shape-determining protein, producing MLAKDIGIDLGTANVLIHVKGKGIVLNEPSVVAINKNNGKVLAVGEEARRMVGRTPSHIVAMRPLKDGVIADFNITEAMLKYFINKLNVKGFLSKPRILICCPTNITSVEQKAIREAAEKSGGKKIYLEEEPKVAAIGAGMDIFQPSGNMVVDIGGGTTDVAVLSMGDIVTASSIKMAGDRFDQEILSYIKREYKLLIGERTAEDIKIQIGTVFPGSRNEEMDIRGRDMVSGLPRTVTVRSQEVEEALREYVTVIVQASKSVLEQTPPELSADIIDRGVILTGGGALLHGMDQLLAEELKVPVFIAESPMDCVAIGTGIMLDNMDKLPRRQFN from the coding sequence ATGTTGGCAAAAGATATCGGCATCGATCTTGGCACGGCGAACGTATTAATTCATGTGAAGGGGAAAGGGATTGTACTCAATGAACCTTCTGTGGTTGCGATAAACAAAAATAATGGAAAAGTTTTAGCGGTTGGTGAAGAAGCGAGACGTATGGTTGGACGTACTCCGAGTCATATTGTTGCGATGAGACCTTTAAAAGATGGCGTAATTGCCGATTTTAATATTACAGAGGCAATGCTTAAATACTTCATTAATAAACTAAATGTAAAAGGCTTTTTATCAAAGCCTCGCATTTTAATTTGTTGCCCAACGAACATTACATCAGTGGAACAAAAAGCGATTCGTGAAGCTGCTGAAAAAAGCGGGGGCAAAAAGATTTATCTTGAAGAAGAGCCTAAGGTAGCCGCAATTGGAGCGGGAATGGATATTTTCCAACCAAGCGGAAACATGGTCGTAGATATCGGTGGAGGAACGACGGACGTAGCGGTTCTTTCCATGGGCGATATCGTAACGGCAAGCTCAATAAAAATGGCAGGCGATCGTTTCGATCAGGAAATTTTAAGCTACATTAAACGTGAATACAAGCTTTTAATCGGGGAACGTACAGCAGAGGATATTAAAATCCAAATTGGTACCGTATTCCCAGGTTCTCGTAATGAAGAAATGGACATTCGCGGCCGTGATATGGTATCTGGTTTACCACGTACAGTAACGGTAAGGTCTCAAGAAGTGGAAGAAGCGCTTCGTGAGTACGTAACGGTCATTGTGCAAGCATCTAAAAGTGTCCTAGAGCAAACACCACCAGAACTTTCTGCAGATATAATAGATCGTGGAGTCATTTTAACAGGTGGCGGTGCATTATTACACGGGATGGATCAGCTTCTTGCAGAAGAACTGAAAGTACCTGTCTTCATTGCGGAAAGTCCAATGGATTGTGTGGCAATTGGAACGGGTATCATGCTTGATAACATGGATAAGCTACCGCGACGTCAGTTCAATTAA
- the fabZ gene encoding 3-hydroxyacyl-ACP dehydratase FabZ: MLDIQEIKDIIPHRYPFLLVDRILEVEEGQKAVGIKNVSANEEFFNGHFPDFPVMPGVLIVEALAQVGAVAMLKKEENRGRLAFFAGIDNCRFKRQVRPGDQLRLEVEMTRVRASIGKGRGIATVDGEVACEVDITFALGDKA; this comes from the coding sequence ATGCTTGATATTCAAGAAATCAAAGATATTATTCCTCATCGTTATCCATTTTTATTAGTTGACCGTATTTTGGAAGTGGAAGAAGGTCAAAAAGCAGTTGGAATTAAGAATGTATCAGCGAACGAGGAGTTTTTCAATGGGCATTTCCCTGACTTTCCGGTTATGCCAGGCGTGTTAATTGTTGAAGCACTTGCTCAAGTAGGAGCAGTTGCCATGCTTAAAAAAGAAGAAAACCGTGGACGTCTTGCTTTCTTTGCAGGAATTGATAACTGCCGCTTTAAGCGCCAAGTACGACCAGGCGATCAGCTGCGTTTAGAAGTCGAAATGACGCGCGTACGTGCATCAATTGGTAAAGGAAGAGGAATTGCAACGGTCGATGGAGAAGTAGCGTGTGAAGTGGACATTACGTTTGCTTTAGGAGACAAAGCTTAA